A stretch of Vigna angularis cultivar LongXiaoDou No.4 chromosome 4, ASM1680809v1, whole genome shotgun sequence DNA encodes these proteins:
- the LOC108330590 gene encoding growth-regulating factor 1 isoform X2, with protein MASGISIPPDLLFTIKRSYFDSPLSSRLLPNQPQHFGWNYLQMGLGRKIDPEPGRCRRTDGKKWRCSKEAYPDSKYCERHMHRGKNRSRKPVEVLKTTPSTNTNASTQQPISSITKLNTLSPLASSESHQHHPPHYTSFLYHHPPSSRSFEDNSAPLFLDTGSCSQSNADCRSRYAYGEKEEVDEHAFFTEPCGIMKSFSASSMDDSWQLTPLAMSSSSSSTKQRSSFGLSNDYSCLQLQSHSKQHEQQDQGGCYMLGGGQLGKEEPQKTVHRFFDEWPHKGRQGSWLDLDDKSSTTQLSISIPTSSHDFPAFSSRTHHDG; from the exons ATGGCTTCGGGAATTTCCATTCCACCTGATCTTCTCTTCACAATAAAAAGGAGCTACTTTGATTCCCCTCTGTCATCAAGGCTTTTGCCTAACCAGCCACAGCACT TTGGATGGAACTACCTGCAGATGGGTCTGGGGAGAAAGATAGACCCTGAGCCTGGTAGGTGTAGAAGAACTGATGGTAAGAAATGGAGATGCTCCAAAGAGGCATACCCGGATTCAAAGTACTGTGAGAGGCACATGCACAGAGGGAAAAATCGTTCAAGAAAGCCTGTGGAAGTTTTGAAAACAACACCATCAACAAACACAAATGCTTCAACTCAACAACCAATCTCATCTATCACCAAACTCAATACTCTTTCTCCTCTTGCATCATCTGAATCACACCAACACCACCCTCCACACTATACCTCCTTTCTCTATCACCACCCTCCATCGTCAAGGTCCTTTGAAGACAACAGTGCTCCCTTGTTTCTTGACACTGGCTCTTGCTCTCAGTCCAACGCAGATTGCAG gaGTAGGTATGCATACGGAGAGAAGGAAGAGGTGGATGAGCACGCTTTCTTCACAGAGCCGTGTGGTATAATGAAAAGCTTTTCTGCTTCCTCTATGGATGATTCTTGGCAACTCACACCATTGGCCATGagctcctcttcttcttccaccaaaCAGAGGAGTTCCTTTGGCTTGTCCAATGATTATTCTTGCCTGCAACTTCAGAGCCACTCAAAGCAGCACGAGCAACAAGATCAGGGTGGTTGCTACATGCTAGGTGGAGGCCAACTTGGAAAAGAAGAGCCTCAGAAAACCGTTCATCGCTTCTTTGATGAATGGCCCCACAAAGGTAGACAAGGATCTTGGCTCGATTTGGATGACAAATCTTCCACAACCCAACTTTCAATTTCCATTCCCACCTCTTCTCACGATTTTCCAGCCTTCAGTTCCAGAACCCACCATG ATGGTTGA
- the LOC108330590 gene encoding growth-regulating factor 1 isoform X1 codes for MMNGRNRFPFTPSQWQELEHQALIYKYMASGISIPPDLLFTIKRSYFDSPLSSRLLPNQPQHFGWNYLQMGLGRKIDPEPGRCRRTDGKKWRCSKEAYPDSKYCERHMHRGKNRSRKPVEVLKTTPSTNTNASTQQPISSITKLNTLSPLASSESHQHHPPHYTSFLYHHPPSSRSFEDNSAPLFLDTGSCSQSNADCRSRYAYGEKEEVDEHAFFTEPCGIMKSFSASSMDDSWQLTPLAMSSSSSSTKQRSSFGLSNDYSCLQLQSHSKQHEQQDQGGCYMLGGGQLGKEEPQKTVHRFFDEWPHKGRQGSWLDLDDKSSTTQLSISIPTSSHDFPAFSSRTHHDG; via the exons ATGATGAATGGGAGGAACAGGTTTCCCTTCACCCCATCACAGTGGCAAGAGCTTGAACATCAAGCTCTCATCTACAAGTACATGGCTTCGGGAATTTCCATTCCACCTGATCTTCTCTTCACAATAAAAAGGAGCTACTTTGATTCCCCTCTGTCATCAAGGCTTTTGCCTAACCAGCCACAGCACT TTGGATGGAACTACCTGCAGATGGGTCTGGGGAGAAAGATAGACCCTGAGCCTGGTAGGTGTAGAAGAACTGATGGTAAGAAATGGAGATGCTCCAAAGAGGCATACCCGGATTCAAAGTACTGTGAGAGGCACATGCACAGAGGGAAAAATCGTTCAAGAAAGCCTGTGGAAGTTTTGAAAACAACACCATCAACAAACACAAATGCTTCAACTCAACAACCAATCTCATCTATCACCAAACTCAATACTCTTTCTCCTCTTGCATCATCTGAATCACACCAACACCACCCTCCACACTATACCTCCTTTCTCTATCACCACCCTCCATCGTCAAGGTCCTTTGAAGACAACAGTGCTCCCTTGTTTCTTGACACTGGCTCTTGCTCTCAGTCCAACGCAGATTGCAG gaGTAGGTATGCATACGGAGAGAAGGAAGAGGTGGATGAGCACGCTTTCTTCACAGAGCCGTGTGGTATAATGAAAAGCTTTTCTGCTTCCTCTATGGATGATTCTTGGCAACTCACACCATTGGCCATGagctcctcttcttcttccaccaaaCAGAGGAGTTCCTTTGGCTTGTCCAATGATTATTCTTGCCTGCAACTTCAGAGCCACTCAAAGCAGCACGAGCAACAAGATCAGGGTGGTTGCTACATGCTAGGTGGAGGCCAACTTGGAAAAGAAGAGCCTCAGAAAACCGTTCATCGCTTCTTTGATGAATGGCCCCACAAAGGTAGACAAGGATCTTGGCTCGATTTGGATGACAAATCTTCCACAACCCAACTTTCAATTTCCATTCCCACCTCTTCTCACGATTTTCCAGCCTTCAGTTCCAGAACCCACCATG ATGGTTGA
- the LOC108331642 gene encoding uncharacterized protein LOC108331642 isoform X1, translated as MNIRIVVSSFLVSFRRLRSFYYSHYHIQFCYPNYYRQPFFFFFQWLRIAWTISPSNTINFSSQTQRKKLPEEVDELINLKYHFFLSPTSIPSPAPLFLQSLYLCLNPLSFLLFPLFRYFVMQMAGMSKEEVTGSPKWGASIIMQTTEDVARAVASAVNSPRPSVIYSSKNDQGGNQLQKLQYQVTKMIKGFSRPSEVKYNNYNPEILTTQKRQWAANFQLQYMDHRSWKEPTKLFESMVVVGLHPNCDIQALQAQYFLRKSEGPGKLRSALGYQNQSRVGPILEPQVLFVYPPEKQLPLNDKDLLSFCFPGGLEVNAVERTPSMSELNEILFGQEHLKQRDLSFVFRLQGADNSTLYGCCVLVEELVQKPSGLLSLISDKRSSYSPLKRERHILTTQRCYCILSRLPFFELHFGVLNSIFMQERLDRLTKNFGDLDLEYVEDSCGQDNFGEDSEFMLVNDRLEDRHDDSPMISQSSLRNSSPEIIEDDSNYPKKEIVNAELHIFNDRVNDGNDVPCDLEKDKKTVNEESAPTNAEDCALYGDSFVTNKQSEDRRLPNAILPLLRYCQYESSESSCSFQGSPCDDRNFRSDADDTETEDASFSGQEDLNDLNGILEWAKANNCGLLQIISEYYCLSCPARGTSIRFHPLDHLHPLEYHRPDEAILNLAGSIVDLKSFSAGLEFAEAHNSLLAEEEATALSTWAVGCMCGTLRLENVLAFFAGALLEKQIVFVCSNLGILSASVLSVISLIRPYQWQSLLMPVLPNDMLEFLDAPVPYIVGIKNKTSEVQSKLTNNVILVDVNRNQVRSSTIPQLPRQKELIASLRPYHATLVGESYLGRRRPVYECTEVQVEAAKGFLSVLRTYLDSLCHNIRSHTITNVQSNDDKVSLLLKESFIDSFPYRDRPFMKLFVDTQLFSVHTDLVLSFFQKE; from the exons ATGAACATTAGAATTGTCGTTTCGTCGTTTCTCGTTTCGTTTCGACGCCTACGAAGCTTCTACTACTCCCACTACCACATTCAATTTTGTTACCCTAATTACTATCGCCaaccttttttcttcttctttcaatgGCTTCGCATTGCATGGACCATTTCACCTTCTAACACAATCAATTTTTCTTCACAGACGCAGAGAAAAAAACTACCTGAAGAAgttgatgaattaattaatcttaaataccacttctttctctctccaacCTCGATCCCTTCCCCTGCGCCACTTTTTCTTCAAAGCCTTTATCTCTGCCTCAACCCCCTTTCTTTTCTATTGTTTCCTTTATTCCGCTATTTTgtg ATGCAAATGGCTGGAATGTCAAAGGAGGAAGTGACTGGTAGTCCTAAATGGGGTGCTTCAATTATTATGCAGACAACAGAGGATGTGGCTAGAGCTGTTGCTTCTGCTGTGAATTCCCCAAGGCCATCTGTTATATATTCATCAAAAAATGATCAAGGTGGAAATCAACTACAAAAGCTGCAGTATCAAGTTACAAAAATGATAAAAGGATTTTCTCGCCCTTCTgaagttaaatataataattacaatCCCGAAATACTGACAACTCAGAAGCGTCAATGGGCTGCAAACTTTCAGTTACAGTACATG GACCATAGGTCATGGAAGGAGCCAACAAAGCTGTTTGAAAGCATGGTGGTTGTTGGACTTCATCCTAATTGTGATATTCAGGCACTGCAAGCGCAATATTTCTTAAGAAAGTCTGAAGGCCCTGGTAAATTAAGAAGTGCTCTTGGTTATCAGAATCAATCCCGTGTGGGGCCTATTCTTGAACCTCAG GTCTTATTTGTTTACCCTCCAGAAAAACAGCTGCCTCTTAATGACAAGGATCTTCTCTCTTTCTGCTTCCCTGGAGGCTTGGAG GTTAATGCTGTTGAGAGAACACCTTCCATGAGTGAATTGAATGAAATTCTTTTTGGGCAG GAACACCTTAAACAAAGGGATCTGTCTTTTGTATTTAGACTACAG GGTGCTGATAATTCAACTCTTTATGGATGCTGTGTCTTGGTTGAAGAGTTAGTGCAAAAACCCTCTGGATTGCTCTCCCTGATTTCTGATAAAAGGTCAAGCTATTCTCCTTTGAAACGTGAACGGCATATATTAACTACACAAAGATGTTACTGCATTCTCTCAAGGCTCCCATTTTTTGAATTGCACTTTGGTGTTTTGAACAG CATCTTCATGCAAGAACGACTAGATCGCTTGACGAAAAACTTTGGAGATTTAGATTTAGAATATGTTGAAGATAGCTGTGGGCAAGACAATTTTGGGGAAGATTCAGAATTCATGTTGGTGAATGATAGATTAGAAGATAGACATGATGACAGTCCAATGATTTCTCAATCAAGCCTAAGAAATTCCTCACCGGAAATAATTGAGGATGATAGTAATTATCCCAAGAAAGAAATAGTTAATGCGGAGCTGCATATATTTAATGATAGAGTCAATGATGGCAATGACGTGCCTTGTGATCTTGAGAAGGATAAAAAAACTGTTAATGAGGAATCTGCCCCTACGAATGCTGAGGATTGTGCTTTGTACGGAGATTCTTTTGTAACAAATAAACAGTCAGAAGATAGGCGTTTACCCAATGCTATTCTACCACTCTTGCGGTATTGCCAGTATGAAAGCTCTGAATCTTCCTGCAG TTTTCAGGGTTCTCCTTGTGATGACAGGAATTTCAGGAGTGATGCCGATGATACTGAGACAGAAGATGCTTCATTCTCTGGTCAAGAGGATTTAAATGACCTAAATGGTATTCTTGAGTGGGCTAag GCAAATAACTGTGGATTATTACAGATTATAAGTGAGTATTATTGCTTGAGTTGCCCTGCAAGGGGCACATCAATTAGATTTCATCCTTTGGATCACCTGCATCCCTTAGAATATCACAGACCAGATGAGGCAATTCTTAATCTTGCTGGTTCAATTGTTGATTTGAAATCTTTCAGTGCAGGTCTGGAATTTGCAGAG GCTCATAATTCTCTTCTGGCTGAGGAGGAGGCAACTGCATTATCTACATGGGCTGTTGGGTGCATGTGCGGTACCTTGAGACTTGAAAAT GTGTTAGCATTCTTTGCAGGAGCTCTACTAGAGAAGCAGATAGTCTTTGTCTGTTCTAATTTG GGAATCCTATCTGCGTCAGTTTTATCAGTTATTTCGCTAATCCGGCCCTACCAATGGCAAAGCTTGCTAATGCCG GTTCTACCAAATGACATGCTTGAGTTTCTGGATGCACCTGTGCCTTACATA GTTGGTATCAAAAACAAGACCAGTGAAGTTCAGTCAAAGTTAACTAATAATGTTATCCTGGTTGACGTCAACAGGAATCAG GTGAGGTCATCAACAATACCTCAACTGCCAAGGCAGAAAGAGTTGATCGCTTCTTTACGCCCTTATCATGCAACTCTAGTGGGAGAAAGTTACTTAGGTAGGAGAAGGCCAGTATATGAATGCACAGAAGTGCAG GTAGAAGCTGCCAAGGGGTTCTTATCGGTGTTAAGGACTTATTTGGATTCCCTTTGCCATAACATTCGTTCTCATACAATAACCAATGTACAATCCAATGATGATAAG GTATCCTTGCTTTTGAAGGAGAGTTTCATTGACTCATTTCCTTATCGTGATAGGCCTTTCATGAAG CTTTTCGTGGATACACAGCTCTTCTCTGTGCATACAGATCTtgttctctctttcttccaaaaggaatAG
- the LOC108331642 gene encoding uncharacterized protein LOC108331642 isoform X2, whose translation MQMAGMSKEEVTGSPKWGASIIMQTTEDVARAVASAVNSPRPSVIYSSKNDQGGNQLQKLQYQVTKMIKGFSRPSEVKYNNYNPEILTTQKRQWAANFQLQYMDHRSWKEPTKLFESMVVVGLHPNCDIQALQAQYFLRKSEGPGKLRSALGYQNQSRVGPILEPQVLFVYPPEKQLPLNDKDLLSFCFPGGLEVNAVERTPSMSELNEILFGQEHLKQRDLSFVFRLQGADNSTLYGCCVLVEELVQKPSGLLSLISDKRSSYSPLKRERHILTTQRCYCILSRLPFFELHFGVLNSIFMQERLDRLTKNFGDLDLEYVEDSCGQDNFGEDSEFMLVNDRLEDRHDDSPMISQSSLRNSSPEIIEDDSNYPKKEIVNAELHIFNDRVNDGNDVPCDLEKDKKTVNEESAPTNAEDCALYGDSFVTNKQSEDRRLPNAILPLLRYCQYESSESSCSFQGSPCDDRNFRSDADDTETEDASFSGQEDLNDLNGILEWAKANNCGLLQIISEYYCLSCPARGTSIRFHPLDHLHPLEYHRPDEAILNLAGSIVDLKSFSAGLEFAEAHNSLLAEEEATALSTWAVGCMCGTLRLENVLAFFAGALLEKQIVFVCSNLGILSASVLSVISLIRPYQWQSLLMPVLPNDMLEFLDAPVPYIVGIKNKTSEVQSKLTNNVILVDVNRNQVRSSTIPQLPRQKELIASLRPYHATLVGESYLGRRRPVYECTEVQVEAAKGFLSVLRTYLDSLCHNIRSHTITNVQSNDDKVSLLLKESFIDSFPYRDRPFMKLFVDTQLFSVHTDLVLSFFQKE comes from the exons ATGCAAATGGCTGGAATGTCAAAGGAGGAAGTGACTGGTAGTCCTAAATGGGGTGCTTCAATTATTATGCAGACAACAGAGGATGTGGCTAGAGCTGTTGCTTCTGCTGTGAATTCCCCAAGGCCATCTGTTATATATTCATCAAAAAATGATCAAGGTGGAAATCAACTACAAAAGCTGCAGTATCAAGTTACAAAAATGATAAAAGGATTTTCTCGCCCTTCTgaagttaaatataataattacaatCCCGAAATACTGACAACTCAGAAGCGTCAATGGGCTGCAAACTTTCAGTTACAGTACATG GACCATAGGTCATGGAAGGAGCCAACAAAGCTGTTTGAAAGCATGGTGGTTGTTGGACTTCATCCTAATTGTGATATTCAGGCACTGCAAGCGCAATATTTCTTAAGAAAGTCTGAAGGCCCTGGTAAATTAAGAAGTGCTCTTGGTTATCAGAATCAATCCCGTGTGGGGCCTATTCTTGAACCTCAG GTCTTATTTGTTTACCCTCCAGAAAAACAGCTGCCTCTTAATGACAAGGATCTTCTCTCTTTCTGCTTCCCTGGAGGCTTGGAG GTTAATGCTGTTGAGAGAACACCTTCCATGAGTGAATTGAATGAAATTCTTTTTGGGCAG GAACACCTTAAACAAAGGGATCTGTCTTTTGTATTTAGACTACAG GGTGCTGATAATTCAACTCTTTATGGATGCTGTGTCTTGGTTGAAGAGTTAGTGCAAAAACCCTCTGGATTGCTCTCCCTGATTTCTGATAAAAGGTCAAGCTATTCTCCTTTGAAACGTGAACGGCATATATTAACTACACAAAGATGTTACTGCATTCTCTCAAGGCTCCCATTTTTTGAATTGCACTTTGGTGTTTTGAACAG CATCTTCATGCAAGAACGACTAGATCGCTTGACGAAAAACTTTGGAGATTTAGATTTAGAATATGTTGAAGATAGCTGTGGGCAAGACAATTTTGGGGAAGATTCAGAATTCATGTTGGTGAATGATAGATTAGAAGATAGACATGATGACAGTCCAATGATTTCTCAATCAAGCCTAAGAAATTCCTCACCGGAAATAATTGAGGATGATAGTAATTATCCCAAGAAAGAAATAGTTAATGCGGAGCTGCATATATTTAATGATAGAGTCAATGATGGCAATGACGTGCCTTGTGATCTTGAGAAGGATAAAAAAACTGTTAATGAGGAATCTGCCCCTACGAATGCTGAGGATTGTGCTTTGTACGGAGATTCTTTTGTAACAAATAAACAGTCAGAAGATAGGCGTTTACCCAATGCTATTCTACCACTCTTGCGGTATTGCCAGTATGAAAGCTCTGAATCTTCCTGCAG TTTTCAGGGTTCTCCTTGTGATGACAGGAATTTCAGGAGTGATGCCGATGATACTGAGACAGAAGATGCTTCATTCTCTGGTCAAGAGGATTTAAATGACCTAAATGGTATTCTTGAGTGGGCTAag GCAAATAACTGTGGATTATTACAGATTATAAGTGAGTATTATTGCTTGAGTTGCCCTGCAAGGGGCACATCAATTAGATTTCATCCTTTGGATCACCTGCATCCCTTAGAATATCACAGACCAGATGAGGCAATTCTTAATCTTGCTGGTTCAATTGTTGATTTGAAATCTTTCAGTGCAGGTCTGGAATTTGCAGAG GCTCATAATTCTCTTCTGGCTGAGGAGGAGGCAACTGCATTATCTACATGGGCTGTTGGGTGCATGTGCGGTACCTTGAGACTTGAAAAT GTGTTAGCATTCTTTGCAGGAGCTCTACTAGAGAAGCAGATAGTCTTTGTCTGTTCTAATTTG GGAATCCTATCTGCGTCAGTTTTATCAGTTATTTCGCTAATCCGGCCCTACCAATGGCAAAGCTTGCTAATGCCG GTTCTACCAAATGACATGCTTGAGTTTCTGGATGCACCTGTGCCTTACATA GTTGGTATCAAAAACAAGACCAGTGAAGTTCAGTCAAAGTTAACTAATAATGTTATCCTGGTTGACGTCAACAGGAATCAG GTGAGGTCATCAACAATACCTCAACTGCCAAGGCAGAAAGAGTTGATCGCTTCTTTACGCCCTTATCATGCAACTCTAGTGGGAGAAAGTTACTTAGGTAGGAGAAGGCCAGTATATGAATGCACAGAAGTGCAG GTAGAAGCTGCCAAGGGGTTCTTATCGGTGTTAAGGACTTATTTGGATTCCCTTTGCCATAACATTCGTTCTCATACAATAACCAATGTACAATCCAATGATGATAAG GTATCCTTGCTTTTGAAGGAGAGTTTCATTGACTCATTTCCTTATCGTGATAGGCCTTTCATGAAG CTTTTCGTGGATACACAGCTCTTCTCTGTGCATACAGATCTtgttctctctttcttccaaaaggaatAG